A window from Gottschalkiaceae bacterium SANA encodes these proteins:
- a CDS encoding alpha/beta hydrolase yields MQKVMLRSVELENGERIHYRESAAGKIPFIMLHGNMTSSVHLDVLFDRMPNEVRVIAPDLRGFGESSYKNGINSLEDFADDVIEVINQLGIGEFYLGGWSTGGGIAMEIAAKLPKRVLGLVTIESVGIQGYAMFKKDAQGQPIVGEFIHTKDEIAADPVQVIPVLQAYEQKNKDVMRAIWNAVIYTQNQPDEERYDMYLDDMMTQRNLVDVDYSLVHFNISHSYNGVVEGNGRIDQIQCPVLVFQGDRDYVVPPTMGEGIRDALGEKAIYVHGDWGHSPFIDVPDMLCERIVSFLKIMSE; encoded by the coding sequence ATGCAAAAAGTGATGTTGCGATCGGTAGAACTTGAAAATGGTGAAAGAATCCATTACCGGGAGAGTGCTGCAGGGAAGATTCCTTTTATTATGCTTCATGGAAACATGACTTCAAGTGTGCATTTGGATGTTTTATTTGATCGAATGCCGAATGAAGTTCGGGTGATTGCACCTGACTTGCGGGGGTTTGGAGAATCGAGCTATAAGAATGGAATTAACAGCTTGGAAGATTTTGCTGATGATGTAATAGAAGTAATTAATCAATTAGGCATAGGTGAATTTTACCTGGGTGGCTGGTCAACGGGCGGGGGGATCGCCATGGAGATTGCTGCAAAACTGCCAAAACGCGTTCTAGGACTGGTGACCATTGAATCGGTGGGTATTCAAGGTTATGCAATGTTTAAAAAGGATGCACAAGGTCAGCCTATTGTTGGCGAGTTTATTCACACAAAGGACGAGATTGCGGCAGATCCTGTGCAGGTGATTCCTGTATTGCAGGCCTATGAACAAAAAAATAAAGATGTGATGCGTGCCATTTGGAATGCGGTGATTTACACCCAGAATCAACCGGATGAAGAACGATATGACATGTATTTGGACGACATGATGACCCAACGGAACTTGGTTGATGTCGACTATTCTTTGGTGCATTTCAATATTTCTCATAGCTATAATGGGGTTGTGGAAGGGAACGGGAGAATTGATCAGATTCAATGTCCGGTTCTGGTTTTCCAGGGAGACCGGGACTATGTTGTGCCACCGACTATGGGGGAAGGCATTCGGGATGCTCTTGGGGAAAAAGCGATCTATGTGCATGGCGATTGGGGGCATTCTCCTTTTATCGACGTGCCAGACATGCTATGTGAGCGCATTGTGTCTTTCTTAAAGATAATGAGTGAATAG
- a CDS encoding sigma 54-interacting transcriptional regulator yields MKKIVVVTDFNGDVHLEIERNLREVLDQKVEIEHLFVNSMDHEKPIHGDVVLFMMQDRAEQFKEMADPTAHIVVASRTIKEDMAFKLLDMPEGSEILLVNDCIENTLETVSLIYRLQITGLKLTPYDTDMDTSRFSVAITPGESRLVPVGIKRIIDVGNRCLDAETMIHLINLLEMNRWEINKKLLKYINSTANLEEGIKVQYRRTSLREAQLRTVVNMAQEGFLLVSKDGVILMHNDFVTKDLGWEILDGQTTLAPFLAGTDLASKGNFTDELVKINGKWVLVSSEKVKHMTSVDEYMMLFRDVTYIRKLENSVWEKTKAKGQQAVYTFEDIISQSQIMRRCIEKAKRFARNDLTVMIEGKSGTGKELLAQSIHNESARNMAPFIAVNCAALPKSLLESELFGYEAGSFTGARKEGKRGLFELANRGTIFLDEIGDMPINLQSRLLRVIQEKQIMRIGSDQVIGVDVRVVAATNKNLKKEVEQGRFREDLYYRINVLPLEVPPLNQRKEDILLLFNLFLGEPDFVLPITLRQILIDHEWEGNVRELENVANYFKLMKNTDDPYPAYLLNSVVMAPDYVERNLEEEILMICYRAHAQGQSIGRERLKEELEKSSGTEISEYKIRKLCKQISDKNLMKVHRGRQGCCLTSDGLKLVEEMG; encoded by the coding sequence ATGAAGAAGATTGTAGTGGTAACGGATTTTAATGGTGATGTTCATTTAGAGATCGAACGGAATTTGCGGGAAGTGCTGGATCAGAAGGTGGAAATCGAGCACTTGTTTGTCAATTCCATGGATCATGAGAAGCCCATTCATGGTGATGTGGTTTTATTTATGATGCAAGATCGAGCGGAGCAATTTAAAGAAATGGCTGATCCCACTGCGCATATTGTTGTTGCATCACGAACCATTAAAGAGGATATGGCTTTTAAACTCTTAGATATGCCGGAAGGGTCCGAGATCTTGCTGGTCAATGACTGCATTGAAAATACCTTGGAAACTGTATCCTTGATTTATCGATTGCAGATCACAGGGCTGAAATTAACGCCTTATGATACCGATATGGATACCTCGCGGTTTAGTGTGGCAATTACGCCGGGAGAAAGCCGGCTGGTGCCGGTGGGCATTAAACGAATTATCGATGTCGGCAACCGTTGCTTAGATGCGGAAACCATGATTCATCTTATCAATCTCTTGGAGATGAATCGGTGGGAAATTAATAAGAAACTCTTAAAATATATCAATAGCACGGCCAACCTAGAAGAGGGGATTAAGGTGCAGTACCGAAGGACGAGTCTTCGAGAGGCTCAGCTTCGCACAGTCGTCAACATGGCACAGGAAGGATTTTTGCTGGTTTCAAAAGATGGTGTGATTTTAATGCACAATGATTTTGTGACCAAGGATTTGGGATGGGAGATCTTGGATGGTCAGACTACTTTAGCGCCATTTCTTGCAGGGACTGATCTTGCCAGCAAGGGAAATTTTACAGATGAGTTGGTAAAAATCAATGGAAAATGGGTGTTAGTCTCCAGTGAGAAGGTCAAGCATATGACTTCTGTTGATGAGTATATGATGTTGTTTCGAGATGTTACCTACATTCGAAAGTTAGAGAATTCTGTTTGGGAAAAGACCAAGGCCAAGGGGCAGCAGGCGGTTTATACCTTTGAAGACATTATTTCACAGTCACAGATCATGAGGCGGTGTATCGAGAAGGCAAAGCGATTCGCTAGAAATGATTTGACGGTGATGATTGAAGGAAAGAGCGGAACGGGCAAGGAATTGTTGGCTCAGTCGATTCACAATGAATCGGCTCGAAATATGGCACCTTTTATCGCAGTTAACTGTGCAGCGTTACCAAAAAGTTTGCTGGAAAGCGAGTTGTTTGGCTATGAAGCAGGGTCTTTTACAGGGGCGCGCAAGGAAGGCAAGCGAGGCTTATTTGAACTGGCCAACCGCGGAACCATCTTCTTGGATGAAATTGGTGATATGCCGATCAATTTGCAGTCTCGTCTGCTTCGGGTGATTCAAGAGAAACAGATTATGCGGATCGGCAGTGACCAGGTTATTGGGGTCGATGTGCGGGTTGTCGCAGCGACCAATAAAAATTTAAAAAAAGAAGTGGAACAGGGGCGGTTCAGAGAGGATCTTTATTATCGGATCAATGTGCTTCCTTTAGAAGTGCCCCCGCTGAATCAACGAAAGGAAGATATTCTTCTGCTCTTTAATCTATTTTTGGGAGAACCTGATTTTGTTTTACCTATAACCCTTAGACAGATTTTGATTGATCATGAGTGGGAAGGAAATGTACGGGAACTTGAGAATGTGGCGAATTACTTTAAATTAATGAAAAACACGGATGATCCTTATCCGGCCTATCTCTTGAATTCTGTAGTGATGGCACCAGATTATGTTGAACGCAATTTGGAAGAGGAAATTTTAATGATCTGTTATCGTGCTCATGCACAAGGCCAAAGTATCGGGCGGGAACGCTTGAAGGAGGAATTGGAGAAATCAAGCGGAACAGAGATTAGCGAATATAAGATTAGAAAGTTGTGTAAGCAAATTTCCGATAAGAATCTGATGAAGGTTCATCGAGGACGGCAAGGGTGCTGTTTAACTTCCGATGGATTGAAGTTGGTGGAAGAAATGGGATAA